A portion of the Drosophila sechellia strain sech25 chromosome 2R, ASM438219v1, whole genome shotgun sequence genome contains these proteins:
- the LOC6608853 gene encoding 25S rRNA (cytosine-C(5))-methyltransferase nop2, producing MGRKAEYSEKPKKGPGRKARKQGPPVFRKQSFAPMEEEDKKLSHRQKQRFVKREQKKVVQKAKLQEKKAKGKLPQPAKRKTAYNSDSDPEDNEEEPQVPSSDEEVPQLVPAPKSQKATAPKGFTDDNDTWLKPKKQKKQPEDEEEDEELEEGSEDELGEETEEEEEEDDEEGIESDDDTAQVGKLADLSDDDDANSDDDFDISGEEDGAQAASDEEEDEDDEYDDDDDDKLPIERANKKLKKREAEEAQLADDEMLEAVDKQDVFQLPVEGEETEKDLTLQEVQQRIKDVSLVLSDFKRYRQADRSRGEYIDLLRRDLCLYYSYNEFLMEKLMDMLPLTELMEYLEASEIARPLTIRTNTLKTRRRDLAGALINRGVNLDPLGKWTKVGLVVFNSQVPLGATPEYLAGHYMIQGASSLLPVMALAPQENERILDMCSAPGGKGSHIASIMKNTGVLFANDSNRDRIKAIVANFHRLGIVNAVVSCEDGTKFRNIMTGFDRVLLDAPCTGTGVVSKDPSVKTTKSEVDVQRCYNLQRKLLLTAIDCTDAKSSTGGYIVYSTCSVLPEENEWVIDYALKKRNVKLVPTGLDFGVEGFTKFRQHRFHPSLNLTKRYYPHTHNMDGFYVAKLKKFSNTIPITKEQQEEDEKQLDEAIEADATSEAAAESEEVEEEGASKEKGPRKLLGKRAGKPSFTELEQELKKKKREESKTKYVAKVFEQPVKSSKKPKPEQPAEKKDKKSQVPGEQENSSESPSKSAPKQKQTNGKTPASNSDAKSFKKKNHGSQPKENGAGSPAKPAGKKKTANGTNSPSKPATKETKTKPQPKGKQSPKITAKLAKAPRVDIDDVPILEGKPIKKQNKLKQKSKQIGQLKKSTAGANAGKKQKFKK from the exons ATGGGTCGGAAGGCTGAATACAGTGAGAAACCGAAAAAGGGACCTGGGCGCAAGGCGCGCAAACAAGGACCGCCTGTTTTTCGCAAACAATCGTTCG CTCCCATGGAAGAGGAGGACAAGAAGCTCTCTCACCGACAGAAGCAGAGATTCGTCAAGCGAGAGCAAAAGAAAGTAGTCCAGAAGGCAAAACTACAGGAGAAAAAGGCCAAGGGAAAGCTACCACAACCGGCTAAGAGGAAGACGGCCTACAACAGCGACAGCGATCCTGAGGATAATGAAGAGGAACCACAGGTTCCATCTTCCGATGAGGAGGTGCCTCAACTGGTCCCGGCTCCGAAGAGCCAGAAAGCTACAGCTCCCAAGGGTTTTACAGATGATAACGATACCTGGCTGAAGCCCAAAAAACAGAAGAAGCAGCcagaggatgaggaggaggatgaggagtTGGAGGAGGGCTCCGAAGATGAGTTGGGAGAAGAAACTgaagaggaagaggaggaggacgacgaggaAGGAATAGAATCTGATGATGATACCGCTCAGGTTGGCAAGCTGGCTGATCTATCtgacgatgatgatgccaACTCTGACGATGACTTTGACATATCTGGCGAGGAAGATGGTGCTCAGGCAGCCAGTGATGAagaggaggatgaggacgacgaatatgatgatgatgatgatgacaagCTGCCCATCGAGCGGGCTAATAAGAAGTTGAAAAAGCGCGAGGCAGAGGAAGCCCAACTGGCCGACGACGAAATGTTGGAAGCCGTTGACAAACAGGATGTTTTCCAACTACCCGTCGAAGGCGAAGAAACCGAGAAGGACCTAACCCTACAGGAAGTGCAACAGCGCATAAAGGACGTCAGTCTGGTTCTTTCCGACTTCAAAAGGTATCGTCAAGCGGATAGGTCTCGCGGGGAGTACATCGATTTGCTGCGCAGGGATCTGTGTTTGTATTACAGCTACAACGAGTTTTTGATGGAGAAGCTGATGGATATGTTGCCGCTGACGGAgctaatggaatatctggagGCCTCAGAG ATTGCTCGTCCCCTGACCATACGTACCAATACTCTAAAAACACGTCGTAGGGATTTGGCCGGAGCTTTGATCAATCGTGGCGTCAACTTGGATCCCCTTGGTAAATGGACGAAAGTTGGATTGGTTGTCTTTAACTCCCAGGTGCCACTGGGTGCAACTCCAGAGTATCTGGCTGGCCACTATATGATCCAGGGCGCCTCTTCGCTGTTACCTGTAATGGCACTTGCCCCGCAGGAGAACGAACGCATCCTGGACATGTGCTCCGCCCCAGGTGGAAAGGGATCCCACATCGCAAGCATCATGAAGAACACTGGTGTGCTCTTTGCCAACGATTCTAACAGGGATCGCATCAAGGCCATTGTTGCCAATTTCCATCGCCTGGGAATTGTAAATGCGGTGGTCAGCTGCGAGGACGGCACTAAGTTCCGGAATATTATGACTGGCTTTGACCGCGTCCTGCTGGATGCTCCGTGCACTGGAACTGGCGTCGTCTCTAAGGATCCCAGCGTGAAGACCACCAAGTCGGAAGTAGATGTGCAAAGGTGCTACAACCTGCAGAGGAAGCTTCTGCTGACTGCCATTGATTGTACGGATGCGAAGTCATCAACTGGCGGCTACATTGTGTACTCAACTTGCTCGGTGCTGCCCGAGGAGAACGAATGGGTCATCGATTATGCACTGAAGAAGCGAAATGTCAAACTTGTGCCCACTGGTCTGGACTTCGGCGTGGAGGGCTTTACCAAATTCCGGCAGCATCGGTTCCATCCTAGCTTAAACCTTACCAAGCGCTACTATCCGCACACCCACAACATGGACGGATTCTACGTGGCCAAGCTCAAGAAATTCTCCAACACCATACCCATAACtaaggagcagcaggaggaggatgagAAGCAGCTGGATGAGGCCATCGAAGCGGACGCCACTTCAGAAGCGGCTGCGGAATCtgaggaggtggaggaggagggagCGTCAAAGGAGAAGGGTCCCCGAAAACTGCTTGGCAAGCGCGCCGGAAAACCGAGTTTCACCGAACTCGAACAGGAGCTGAAGAAAAAGAAGCGGGAAGAGAGCAAGACCAAGTATGTGGCCAAGGTGTTTGAGCAGCCTGTCAAGTCGTccaaaaagccaaagccaGAACAGCCGGCGGAGAAGAAAGATAAGAAATCCCAGGTACCGGGCGAGCAAGAAAATTCAAGCGAGTCACCTTCCAAGTCTGCacctaaacaaaaacaaaccaatGGGAAAACCCCTGCCTCCAATTCAGATGCGAAATCATTCAAGAAAAAGAACCACGGATCGCAACCCAAGGAAAATGGAGCTGGATCACCAGCTAAACcagctggcaaaaaaaaaacagccaaTGGCACAAACTCTCCTAGCAAACCAGCAACTAAGGAAACGAAAACTAAGCCACAACCGAAAGGAAAACAGTCGCCCAAGATAACCGCCAAACTGGCCAAGGCGCCGCGAGTGGATATCGACGATGTGCCCATTCTGGAGGGAAAACCCATCAAGAAGCAGAACAAGCTGAAGCAAAAATCCAAACAGATCGGCCAGCTGAAAAAGTCTACGGCGGGTGCGAATGCGGGAAAGAAGCAAAAGTTCAAGAAGTGA
- the LOC6608854 gene encoding endothelin-converting enzyme 2: MGCSLLLCSCLVALFIPIQAIVDINVATANDIHNNLNRTTSPCTNFWNFACGRFSSTSEYVDNFERVEDQFASAMVEFMASHLGENDTLAPRLIRQMRQYYKACTEDTRKLHGNPRLEELVNQWTLHPKKFLVYGLNGVFIDKRVDVAANDSMRWVIQLRMPDPTDRYSDRRVLQLMRLYEEAWYTRGVVELVEKMHQLQDKYRAENPVVHTWSYSELRQEIPIPHSFFIELLGVNDTEELDHLTFEVSDVEYLRECFRFLRDFASEPKDTYIRARQYVLVEESEPRERNPRSCIHHMRAYLPLGMNYIYDRFIYQNRKEDTSRVLEILSTLKAAFGKYLDANRLQLTPNQLAYVRAKLECIQIKIGNLPEEKSSEFYNNHYGSANFSATNFLANLLEALALRTRLQNAGLLVRNSQVDLRHYYVNDNVRKARTSPFYENERNTITVPMEFLQWPLFDHREHTIFQHSLLGAVLGHEMNHAFEQEGILFDAAGNESPVGLEIRESQPFRDAIKCAEKQPFVSLKERLADLNGLQLAYDAFFGLAHDSRQFEYRPYAFEREFTAPQLFHLSYAQFFCGSLPPVIAHDRDDERVNVSVGNLRQFAYDFNCETSPSSDCEMWRPGEEANSNRNVHP, translated from the coding sequence ATGGGATGTTCACTCTTGCTGTGCTCTTGCCTGGTGGCATTATTCATTCCCATCCAGGCAATTGTGGACATCAACGTGGCAACGGCGAACGATATTCACAATAATCTCAATAGAACAACATCACCGTGCACGAATTTCTGGAATTTTGCCTGTGGTCGCTTCTCCAGTACCTCAGAATATGTGGACAACTTTGAGCGGGTCGAGGATCAGTTCGCCAGTGCCATGGTGGAGTTCATGGCGAGCCACTTGGGAGAAAACGATACACTGGCGCCCCGACTGATAAGGCAAATGCGACAATACTACAAGGCCTGCACGGAGGATACGCGAAAGCTTCACGGGAATCCTCGTCTAGAAGAACTGGTCAATCAGTGGACTTTGCATCCTAAAAAGTTTCTCGTATACGGCTTGAATGGTGTATTCATTGATAAGCGAGTTGATGTGGCTGCAAATGATTCCATGCGTTGGGTTATTCAGTTAAGGATGCCTGATCCGACTGACAGATATAGTGACCGGCGTGTCTTGCAGCTCATGCGCCTTTACGAAGAAGCGTGGTACACGAGGGGAGTGGTTGAACTGGTGGAGAAAATGCATCAGCTGCAGGATAAGTATCGTGCAGAAAATCCTGTTGTACATACATGGAGTTACAGTGAATTAAGGCAGGAAATCCCCATTCCTCATTccttttttattgaattattgGGCGTGAACGACACCGAGGAGCTCGATCATCTGACTTTCGAGGTGAGTGATGTGGAGTATTTGCGGGAATGTTTTCGCTTTCTACGGGATTTCGCCAGTGAGCCGAAGGACACGTATATTCGAGCACGCCAATATGTTTTAGTGGAGGAGTCGGAGCCAAGGGAGCGGAATCCAAGGAGCTGCATTCACCACATGCGTGCCTATTTACCCCTGGGCATGAACTACATCTATGATCGCTTTATATACCAAAACCGGAAGGAGGATACCAGTAGGGTTTTGGAGATCTTATCCACTTTAAAGGCAGcttttggcaaatatttagATGCCAATCGCCTGCAGCTTACGCCAAACCAGTTGGCCTATGTGAGAGCAAAGTTGGAATGTATTCAGATCAAAATAGGAAATCTGCCGGAGGAGAAATCCTCCGAGTTCTATAACAACCACTATGGGAGTGCGAACTTTTCCGCGACAAATTTTCTGGCCAATCTTCTTGAAGCATTGGCCCTACGTACCCGTCTCCAGAATGCTGGACTGCTTGTAAGGAATTCTCAAGTGGATCTGCGGCACTACTATGTCAACGATAACGTGAGGAAGGCACGCACGTCTCCCTTCTATGAGAACGAAAGGAACACCATTACTGTTCCCATGGAATTTTTGCAGTGGCCCTTGTTTGATCACCGAGAGCACACCATCTTCCAGCACAGTCTTCTGGGCGCAGTACTGGGCCACGAGATGAACCACGCCTTCGAACAGGAAGGTATACTCTTCGATGCCGCCGGAAATGAGTCACCTGTGGGCTTGGAGATCCGGGAGTCGCAACCTTTCCGGGATGCCATCAAGTGTGCGGAGAAGCAACCATTCGTCTCGCTGAAAGAACGCCTGGCAGATCTCAATGGACTGCAACTGGCGTACGATGCCTTCTTTGGCTTGGCCCACGACTCCCGGCAGTTCGAGTACCGTCCGTATGCCTTTGAGCGGGAGTTCACGGCTCCCCAGCTGTTCCACCTTAGCTACGCCCAGTTCTTCTGCGGATCCCTGCCGCCGGTGATCGCCCACGATCGGGATGATGAGCGTGTGAACGTCAGCGTTGGCAATTTGCGTCAATTTGCATACGATTTCAATTGCGAAACGAGTCCCTCGTCCGACTGCGAAATGTGGCGCCCAGGGGAGGAGGCTAATTCAAATCGAAATGTGCATccataa